The genomic interval TAAAAGTTTCACTAAATTGTTACAGTTGTTGATAAATATTCTTTCAGTGGGTAATATATAAATTGCCGGAAACAACATACCAAATGAAGAAGATTATATGTCCCTTTGGTCTTGAAATACATAAAATTCATACTTATCAGAATGATTGCATACTTGGGTGAGTATACAGATTTGGATCAATGTTCGGTGTGCAAGGCATTTCAGTATAAgtgtgaagatgatgatggtggaactaaaaaaaatgtaccAAGCGAAGAAGATTATATGTCCCCTTGGTCTTCAAATACAGAAAATTCACACTTATCGAAATGATTCCATATTGTATCGGGTGAGTATGCATATTTGGATCAATGTGATGGTGGAACTAATGGTACagtgaaagaagaaaaaaatgcctGAGAAGGTGGTGTGATATTTTCAATTGTCTCTCGTTTGGAACGTTTGTTTGCAAACAAGAAACATGCTCAACTAATGTGTTGGCACCACAAAGGGCGTAAAAGGGATGGAATGGAATAATAAGACACTCAACTGAGGGATCTTAATGGAGAAAGATAGATAGGAAGTATATAAAACATTTGTGTATGACAAGAGGAATGTCCGGATTGTACTCAACACAGAGAGCATGAATCCATTTGGTGACATGAGACGTCGCCATAACGCATAGCCAGATATTGTTATTATCTACAACATTCCTCTTTGACACTGTTTGAACTGCAAATACATCATTAATTCATGATGCCATTTCTAATTTAAGGGCCTAAATAACCTGAGAACAATATTAATGTGTACTTCGAGCCACTGATAGAGGATCTTGGAATACTACGAAAGGATGGTGTAAGGATGTGGGATGTGCACAAACGAAAGCACTTCACCTGTCAGGTTGTTTTGTTCAAGATAAATCAATACTGCTCCGCTCTTAGTAACACGTTCGGCCAGACAGTGAAGGACATAAAAGCATATTTAAGGTGTATGGCCCAGACAGAAGACAAGTGATTGAATCACTACCGGAAGACCGTTTATATGCGTGATCGAATGTTCCTTGGACAGGGTCACTATTACAAGAGATTTCTATGAGACGATGAAAGACGGATCACGTCCAAAGTTCATTGCATGCTGGCAGTGAGATCTGGGAGAATGTAAAGGATATCAACATTGTATTCGATAAGTGAATGGAAGCGTACGTGCATCTACATCAAGCGGTGAGACATCTCTTTCGAAAAGGAATTGAAATCCGTCTTTCGGAACTTACCATCCTGGAAAAACTTGGATATACGTCATGCAATCGACGTCATCCGCGTGACATAGAGAAGAATGTGTGCGAAAGCTTGATCGGAGCATTGTTGAACACGGTATGCGTACACGGTACACGTGAAGAAATATGTGCGCGAAAGCTCTAATCTCTCTAGCACGGCCGGATGAATCAACCACGTACGCGGTACTCCTCGTCCTCGCGATCCGagtccgacgacgacgaagccgccacgtccgcccgcccgcccgcgcgcggcgccaaGGCAAAAGAAAGCACGCCGCAATGGCGCCCATGCAAGCAAAGcatgtgcgcgcgcgcgcgacccACACGCACGCTTCTCACGTACATATCGATCGCAAATATCTTGTGCACCTTAAACAATATTCAAATCGATCAGCCTCTCGTTCAGTCGTTCGatcgctcgcctcctcctctatAAATAGCGGGCCAGTTTGCTCGTACAACTCACACACACTCATatccactactactactagctacCGAGCACTGAGCACTGCACTCTGCTGCTCTAGAACTGAAGCTTTGCATTGGTTGGTTAGTGAGAGATTAATTATTCCAAGATGTTGGGCGGGATCATCGGCGGCCTGACGGGCAACAAGAACGCCCGCCTCAAGGGCTCCCTCGTCCTCATGCGCAAGAACGCCCTCGACATCAACGACTTCGGCGCCACCGTCATCGACGGCATCTCCGAGTTCCTCGGCCGCGGCGTCACCTGCCAGCTCGTCAGCTCCTCCCTCGTCGACCCCAGTaagctcacacacacacactctcgcTGACTCACATGGCTCGAGCTAGCTAACGCCGGTGGCGTCTGCAGACAATGGGAACAGGGGGAGGGTGGGGACGGAGGCGAGCCTGGAGCAGTGGCTGACGAGCCTGCCGTCGCTGACGACGGGAGAGTCCAAGTTCGGGGTGACGTTCGAGTGGGAGGTGGAGAAGATGGGCATACCCGGCGCCATCATCGTCAAGAACAACCACGCCGCCGAGTTCTTCCTCAAGACCATCACCCTCGACAACGTCCCCGGCCACGgcgccgtcgtcttcgtcgcCAACTCCTGGATCTACCCCGCCTCCAAGTATCGCTACAACCGCGTCTTCTTCTCCAACGACGTAATTAACTaattgatcaatcaatcaaccaaaTTATAATGCTATTCGTAATCTAATCAAACGTCtagtagcttaattaattaattgactggttatattgtttttttctgCTAGACTTCACTGCCGAGCAAGATGCCGGCGGCGCTGAAGCCGTAccgcgacgacgagctccgcaACCTGCGCGGCGACGACCAGCAGGGCCCGTACCAGGAGCACGACCGCGTCTACCGCTACGACGTCTACAACGACCTCGGCGAGCCCGACTCCGGCAACCCTCGCCCTGTCCTCGGCGGCTCCCCCGACCGCCCCtaccctcgccgcggccgcaccGGCCGCAAACCCACCAAAACTGGTACACTACCCACGAATTTTCGTACCTGGAGTAGTACGATACTGTTGAAAGATATTCCCTGCGTTtcaaattaaaaatcattttgattctttttcttaaaatttaaccaaattaatagaaaataaagcaaaatttacaacatcaaattagtttcattaaataaaaaattaaatttattttgattatatgtttattttatattagaactttttttaattttttctataaactttatcaaacttaaaaaaaattaactaaaaaaatcaaaacgacttatataatataaaacagatgtacaaaattttatattagaaaatatcgcACTGCTATATTGTTGAATACTAAAAAATCactcgctgacatgtgggacatGTAACTTTGTAGACCCCACCGCGGAGAGCAGGCTGTCATTGCTGGAGAACATCTACGTGCCACGCGACGAGCGGTTCGGGCACCTGAAGATGGCCGACTTCCTGGGCTACTCCATCAAGGCGCTCGTCGACGGCATCGTGCCGGCGATCCGCACCTACGTCGACCTCACACCCGGCGAGTTCGACTCCTTCAAGGACATCCTCAAGCTCTACGAGGGCGGCCTCAAGCTGCCCAGCATCCCGGCGCTGGAGGAGCTCCGCAAGCGCTTCCCTCTCCAGCTCGTCAAGGACCTcatccccgccggcggcgactacCTCCTCAAGCTCCCCATGCCGCACGTCATCCGGGAGGACAAGAAGGCGTGGATGACCGACGACGAGTTCGCCCGCGAGATCCTCGCCGGCGTCAACCCCATGGTCATCGCCCGCCTCACCGAGTTCCCGCCGCGGAGCCGCCTCGACCCGGCCAGGTACGGCGACCAGACGAGCACCATCACGGCGGCGCACGTCGAGCGCGGGCTCGAGGGGCTCACCGTGCAGCAGGCGATCGACGGCAACCGTCTCTACGTGGTGGACCACCACGATCATTTCATGCCCTACTTGTTGGATATCAATAGCCTCGACGACAACTTCATCTACGCCACGCGGACGCTGCTGTTCCTGCGCGGCGACGGCACGCTGGCGCCGCTCGCCATCGAGCTGAGCTTGCCGCACCTGCAGGACGACGGGCTGATCACCGCCAGGAGCACCGTGTacacgccggcggcgcgcggcggcaccggcgccggcgccgtggagTGGTGGGTGTGGCAGCTCGCCAAGGCGTACGTCAACGTGAACGACTACTGCTGGCACCAGCTGATCAGCCACTGGCTCAACACGCACGCCGTGATGGAGCCCTTCGTCATCGCCACCAACCGGCAGCTCAGCGTGGCGCACCCGGTGCacaagctgctgctgccgcaCTACCGCGACACCATGACCATCAACGCGCTGGCGCGGCAGACGCTCatcaacggcggcggcatctTCGAGATGACCGTGTTCCCGCGGAAGCACGCGCTCGCCATGTCGTCGGCGTTCTACAAGGACTGGAGCTTCGCCGACCAGGCGCTCCCCGACGACCTTGTCAAGCGCGGCGTCGCGGTGCCGGACCCGGCGAGCCCGTACAAGGTGCGGCTGCTCATCGAGGACTACCCGTACGCCAACGACGGGCTGGCCGTCTGGCACGCCATCGAGCAGTGGGCCACCGAGTACCTCGCCATCTACTACCCCAACGACGGCGTGCTCCAGGGCGACGCCGAGCTGCAGGCGTGGTGGAAGGAGGTCCGCGAGGTCGGGCACGGCGACATCAAGGACGCGACGTGGTGGCCGGAGATGAAGACGGTGGCGGAGCTGGTCAAGGCGTGCGCCACCATCATCTGGATCGGGTCCGCGCTGCACGCCGCCGTCAACTTCGGGCAGTACCCGTACGCCGGGTACCTCCCGAACCGTCCGTCGGTGAGCCGGCGGCCGATGCCGGAGCCGGGAACGAAGGAGTACGACGAGCTGGCGCGCGATCCGGAGAAGGTGTTCGTCCGGACAATCACCAAGCAGATGCAGGCCATCGTGGGGATCTCGCTGCTGGAGATCCTGTCCAAGCACTCCTCCGACGAGGTGTACCTCGGACAGCGCGACACGCCGGAGTGGACGTCGGACGCCAAGGCGCTGGAGGCGTTCAAGCGGTTCGGCGCGCGGCTGACGGAGATCGAGAGCCGCGTCGTCGCCATGAACAAGGACCCCCACCGCAAGAACCGTGTCGGGCCGACCAATTTCCCCTACACGCTGCTCTACCCAAACACCTCCGACCTCAAGGGCGACGCTGCCGGCCTCTCCGCCAGGGGCATCCCCAACAGCATCTCTATCTGATCTCCATCTCATCAGATGAGGCTGCTTCACGGAGGCGCCAGCGTGGACAAGAGTAGTTTTACGGTGGTCTTTACCGGTAGTATTTTACTTTCAATAATTGCCATGACATCCGGAGGTGTCATGGAGGATGAATTGGTTGTGTAATTTCCCTTTCAGTTCCTAATAAAGAATAAGGAAGCATATGGTTGTGTAGCATTTTCAAGCAAATCCTCCATATATCTACCATGTTTTGAATTGAAAGGACTGAATTACCGAAAATCCTTTGATGAACATTATCTGAAGACTTAATAAGTTGGATTAATGTCTAACAAACCATTAAGTGATTTTAATTGTCTGTAAACTGATGGCAACAATATGAACAAAGAGCAAACCACTAGTGAATGTGAATCAAGCCAATAGAACTCATCTCAGGTCATAACTGAATGATGTGAACTGTCAGTAAACTGAGGCTATTCTTGATGCCTTTCTCCTATTTTCTTATACTAAACATTTTAATCAGGCAAAATAGCATTTTCTAAGTTTGGTTAGCCTCCTAAACCGACGAAAGGGAGCAATCCGAGGGAAGTGGGGCCCACCGTTTCTTCCCCGCCCCAACCTCGTAACGGTCTCAACACTTTTCTCGCTTCCCGCCATTTTCTCGTCGCCTCacactcccctcccctccacacaTACACACCCAACGCTCTCCCACACCTCTCGCagttctctcttcttccccccctcatctccgccgcctcgccgcgaaCGGGACGCCGGCCAAGAGCTCGAAGCCGATGAGAGatagcgacggcgaaggggccggcggcggcctcccgcGCTCGCACCCGTCGAACctgccgctgccggcgccgcACTCCGACCCAAACCTCCAGTTCTCCGGGACGGACGATGACTTCTCCAACCGTCACAgcagctcgtcggcgacgggcggcgcgagCCCCGGGTACTACTCCGACTACCCGTCCAGCTTCAGCGGCGAGTGCTCGCCGTACAACATGTCGCCCTGGAACCAGACCATGGCGTCGCCGTGGTCGCACCACAGCGACGCGTCCATGGCCGGGCTCGGCGGCGCGCCCGCCATGGCGCCCGGGACCAGCCTCATCGGCTCGCTGGTGAGGGAGGAAGGGCACATCTACTCGCTCGCCGCCAAGACCGACACCCTGTACACCGGCTCCGACAGCAAGAACATCCGCGTGTGGCGCAAGCAGAAGGATTCCGGCGGGTTCAAGTCGTCGAGCGGCCTCGTCAAGGCCATCGTCATCTCCGGCGAGCGCATCTTCACCGGGCACCAGGACGGCAAGATCAGGGTGTGGAAGGTGTCGCCCAAGAACGGCCTGCACAAGCGCGTCGGCAGCCTGCCCCGGCTGCGCGACTTCCTCCGCGGCTCGCTCAACCCGTCCAACTACGTCGAGGTCCGCAAGAACCGGACGGCGCTCTGGATCCGCCACAGCGACGCCGTGTCGTGCCTGAGCCCGACGGACTCGGCGCAGGGCCTGCTCTACTCCGGCTCGTGGGACCGGACCTTCAAGGTGTGGCGGATCAACGACTCCAAGTGCCTCGAGTCCGTGGTGGCGCACGACGACAACGTGAACGCCATCGTGGCAGCGTTCGACGGGCTGGTGTTCACCGGGTCGGCGGACGGGACGGTGAAGGTGTGGAAGAGGGAGCTGCAGGGGAAAGGGACCAAGCACGTCGCGGTGCAGACGCTGCTGAAGCAGGAGCACGCGGTGAACGCGCTCGCCGTGAGCGCCGTCGCGCCGGTGCTCTACTGCGGCTCCTCCGACGGGCTCGTCAACTTCTGGGAAGGGGAGCGCCACCTGGTCCACGGCGGCGTGCTGCGCGGGCACAAGAAGGCCGTgttctgcctcgccgccgcgggctccCTCCTCCTCAGCGGCTCCGCCGACAACACCATCTACGtgtggcggcgcgacggcggcgtccacTCCTGCCTCTCCGTGCTCACCGGCCACACCGAGCCGATCAGGTGCCTCGCCATCGTCGAGGACAACAAGGACAACGCCGCCGTGCCCGTCGACGCCGTGGACAGCAGCTTCGCGTCGGGCTCGTCCACGCGGTGGATCGTGTACAGCGGCAGCCTCGACAAGTCGATCAAGGTGTGGCGCGTCGCCGAGGACGCGCCCGACGCGCTGCTCCATGGccccggtggcggcgacgcgccGCAGATGTTCGACCGGTACCCCGGCGACCCATTCGGCGCCAGCAGCTCGTCGTTCCGCTAGAACAAGCGCCCGATCAACCAATGCACCATTTTGATCAGTTCCAAGAAGAAATTTTCACCTTACAATTGGGCAGATCAACGTCATGAACCTCTCTGATGGCTAACGGTTTGAGCGAATTGAAGGAAATTGCTGGGTTTTGTTTGTTACACGTCCTATATATACTGTGATGAAGACAAGTATGAAATGAATAGCATCATCATCATTTCTGGCCATGAACATCTGAAGCTGCAACGGCAAGTGGTAGAAATGAAGAGCATATATAGGTAAGTTTGCTTTCAGAAAGTGGCCGGGGGGAATTTTTGATACATGCTCATATATCTGATGTGTACTAGTTGAAGCCGCGACTTGGTATTCATCTTAAGGATCGATTGGAATCAAGATTAATTGGGAACCAATAAAAGGGATAATTTCAAACTGTTTTTATAGGTTGACGTTAGAGGATTGTTAATTACCCTCTTTGAAGATTAGCACCAAAAAAGTTCATCGGGTGCTTATTCATATGTAGTATTCCCAGTTTATTGTGATGTTCAATGCAAAACTTATGCTCAGTTATGTTTCAATTTGGTTTATCCTTTTTATACATACTCCACACTTCTACTTGTAACTTCATGATGGAGAATGCATGATTCCCTAATGAACAGTCTGTCAGATTTAACAACAAAGTTcggttcaaaagaaaaaaaaagatttgacaaaaaagaaaaatgggcGATCAAATTTGGCCCATAAGAAGGGGCCATCTCTACTGTTGAATCATCACTTCACAGCCCAGCCCATTCTAGATACACTAATGGACCGTCCAACTCTCCAGAGGACCACAAATAGGAAAATCGAACTCTGAAGCAGTCCAGCTCTAGCTCAGATCTTGTGACAGTCTGCATGCAGAACAGTACagcaaaattttgttttctgaaAGAAAAAACGGAACAGTACAGTACAGCATCGTAGCTGGAAGCCTGGAATCACATGTTATGCCCTCCCTGCATCCGATATTCCGATCGATCTGTCCAAACCCCAAACCTGCAGGTGCATGACCGGAGCCAAGGGATTAGATGGCCGTTGTTATATCCAGCCGGCACCTGCCACTGACACAAATAAGTGCAAGGCTATAATTACCAATGCACAACTAACCACTCCCTTAATAATACAATCATCATTCGATCAGCTAGCATATGATCAGAGAGCCTGAAAAACATCGTCATATCTGAGGATGACACTGACGCTGCACCAAACCccgaacaaacaaacaaattaatcatcatGCACGCAGGGAACGGAAAAGAGGCAGCAGTAGCTACACCgacttactcccttcgtttaaaaataaactaactttttaaaaataaatccgaaCAAACAAACATTTATTTATGAGCCTCACTGAGGTGCTCTCGagttataataaaaattaatttgaacATCTTATTTAATCAAAGggtttaaatttatttatactaCAACCCTAGTTAGTGGTAGTAGAAATGTGGAGGGGTATTATT from Oryza glaberrima chromosome 3, OglaRS2, whole genome shotgun sequence carries:
- the LOC127768648 gene encoding protein JINGUBANG-like, with protein sequence MRDSDGEGAGGGLPRSHPSNLPLPAPHSDPNLQFSGTDDDFSNRHSSSSATGGASPGYYSDYPSSFSGECSPYNMSPWNQTMASPWSHHSDASMAGLGGAPAMAPGTSLIGSLVREEGHIYSLAAKTDTLYTGSDSKNIRVWRKQKDSGGFKSSSGLVKAIVISGERIFTGHQDGKIRVWKVSPKNGLHKRVGSLPRLRDFLRGSLNPSNYVEVRKNRTALWIRHSDAVSCLSPTDSAQGLLYSGSWDRTFKVWRINDSKCLESVVAHDDNVNAIVAAFDGLVFTGSADGTVKVWKRELQGKGTKHVAVQTLLKQEHAVNALAVSAVAPVLYCGSSDGLVNFWEGERHLVHGGVLRGHKKAVFCLAAAGSLLLSGSADNTIYVWRRDGGVHSCLSVLTGHTEPIRCLAIVEDNKDNAAVPVDAVDSSFASGSSTRWIVYSGSLDKSIKVWRVAEDAPDALLHGPGGGDAPQMFDRYPGDPFGASSSSFR
- the LOC127768645 gene encoding linoleate 9S-lipoxygenase 2, translated to MLGGIIGGLTGNKNARLKGSLVLMRKNALDINDFGATVIDGISEFLGRGVTCQLVSSSLVDPNNGNRGRVGTEASLEQWLTSLPSLTTGESKFGVTFEWEVEKMGIPGAIIVKNNHAAEFFLKTITLDNVPGHGAVVFVANSWIYPASKYRYNRVFFSNDTSLPSKMPAALKPYRDDELRNLRGDDQQGPYQEHDRVYRYDVYNDLGEPDSGNPRPVLGGSPDRPYPRRGRTGRKPTKTDPTAESRLSLLENIYVPRDERFGHLKMADFLGYSIKALVDGIVPAIRTYVDLTPGEFDSFKDILKLYEGGLKLPSIPALEELRKRFPLQLVKDLIPAGGDYLLKLPMPHVIREDKKAWMTDDEFAREILAGVNPMVIARLTEFPPRSRLDPARYGDQTSTITAAHVERGLEGLTVQQAIDGNRLYVVDHHDHFMPYLLDINSLDDNFIYATRTLLFLRGDGTLAPLAIELSLPHLQDDGLITARSTVYTPAARGGTGAGAVEWWVWQLAKAYVNVNDYCWHQLISHWLNTHAVMEPFVIATNRQLSVAHPVHKLLLPHYRDTMTINALARQTLINGGGIFEMTVFPRKHALAMSSAFYKDWSFADQALPDDLVKRGVAVPDPASPYKVRLLIEDYPYANDGLAVWHAIEQWATEYLAIYYPNDGVLQGDAELQAWWKEVREVGHGDIKDATWWPEMKTVAELVKACATIIWIGSALHAAVNFGQYPYAGYLPNRPSVSRRPMPEPGTKEYDELARDPEKVFVRTITKQMQAIVGISLLEILSKHSSDEVYLGQRDTPEWTSDAKALEAFKRFGARLTEIESRVVAMNKDPHRKNRVGPTNFPYTLLYPNTSDLKGDAAGLSARGIPNSISI